The Solanum pennellii chromosome 11, SPENNV200 genome contains a region encoding:
- the LOC107003426 gene encoding zinc finger SWIM domain-containing protein 7 gives MSTSALVAEKVWNDIESTHSVSDEQLSTLHFLFGKNLERAMTIVDQRGVKRMLGHPSGRSIFQVVSESKRKEEYLCFPQHYCACYSFFYDIVNRGEQLCCKHQLAARLASSLGTCIDVKMSDHDLALMLSHL, from the exons ATGAGCACTAGTGCTTTGGTTGCGGAGAAAGTGTGGAATGATATTGAATCAACTCATTCAG TCAGCGATGAACAACTCTCAAC ATTGCATTTCTTGTTTGGCAAAAATTTGGAGCGAGCAATGACAATAGTTGATCAAAGAGGTGTAAAAAGGATGTTAGGTCACCCCAGTGGCCGTTCCATCTTTCAG GTTGTAAGTGAGTCAAAGAGGAAGGAGGAATATTTATGCTTTCCACAACATTATTGTGCTTGTTATTCCTTCTTCTATGACATTGTAAACAGAGGGGAACAACTTTGT TGTAAGCATCAATTAGCTGCTAGACTTGCTTCTTCCTTGGGAACATGTATTGATGTTAAAATGTCTGACCACGACCTTGCTCTCATGCTCTCACACCTTTGA